In Flavobacterium praedii, the DNA window ATGAAATCAATAAACAATATCTGTTGCGTTTGAAAGGAATTTAAAGCAATTGAATTAAGCCTTTATTTTTTCTAAATTCTGGTTTAAATTCAAAACACAAAACCACAGCAAAAGTCTGTGGTTTTTTTGTGCTTTGTATTTATTAGGCTATTTTCTAATTTCAAAAGCTTTGCTTGCAGAATAGTATTGTTTTGTAAAAGTATTTGTAAACTCAAAAGCTTTATCTGATAAAATAAAAAAGCAACCCTTTATGAGTTGCTTTACATATATTCTGAAACCATCTGGTTTATGTTTTCAATAACGAAAATAAGTTTAAACCATAGAATTAAAAACCGAATTATTGTTTCAAAATGGATTCTATGTTACAAACGATGTTTCTAATTAGATTTCTTTGGTCATTCGCTCAAGTGATAATTTATAGATCACGGCAAAAACACCGTCTTTCATGAATTCATTAAGTTTTGGTTTAAATTCTTCAGCCATTTCGGTAATTGCAATCATCTTTTTATTGTTTTCACGATTTTCTGGTTCCGTTTTTCGAACCCTAATTACTTCAATGAATTCATCCATCCATTTTTCATGGAGAATAATAAATTCTTTTTGTTCGCTAGTTAATTTTTTGATCTCAGTTTGATCCAAATGGGATGCAAAACTGCTAGGACTGATTAATGTTGCTCCTGTTGTCAAACCTAGGAATTTGAAAAAATTTCTTCTATTGGATTTTGAATCTAGCATATGAAATGATTTTTAATGAATAAAATAAACATAAAGATATACTGTTTCTATGACAAATAGATGAAATTGTTAAAAATAATTTTTAAAATATTGAGCAACAGTACAATTAAGAACAGCTAAAAGCAGATTATCTCGATTTATAAAAAGGCAACAATCTATTGAAAAAAAATAGATAGGGTACACTTTGCGGACTGTAATATAAAACTTTATAATCTGAGATTACAAAATCTGAATTAAATCCAAAGGATGATTTACTACTTGTTTTGCACCATTTTCAATCAATTCTTCTTTTGGTCGATAGCCCCAAGAAACGCCCACTGCAAACATATTGGCATTAGTGGCCGTTTGCATATCAATACCAGAATCACCTACGAAAATTATTTCTTCTGGTTTTAGTCCCATGCTTTTGCTTATTACCAAAGCTTCGGTGGGATTGGGTTTTTTGAGTGATTCAGTGGTTAATCCCACTGCAGAATCAAAATAGTTAGGAAACAAAGCAGCCGTGATTTTCTTGGTTAGTTCGTCCGATTTATTAGAGAACACGCCCATTTTCATATTATTCGAAATTAAATAATTCAATAATTCGATTATTCCTTCATACGATGTTGTTTTATGAGTACAAGCATCACGGTATTCTTCAATCATTAAACGGTAACAGCTCTCAATACTTTTTTCATCCTTATGTGTTGTTGGTAGTGATTTGCTAACCAAATTACGTAAACCACTACCAATGAAATATTGATAAGCATCATAACTATGAGTAGGGTAGTTGAGGTCTTGAAGCACGCTATTCATAGCATCTGCAATGTCTTCCAATGAATTTACTAATGTTCCGTCTAAGTCAAAAATAACTCCTTTAAACTTCATTTTTTGTTTTTTAATTTATAGAAAGAAGAGCCATTTCAATTCTTGTTTGGGGAATTTCTCAAAGTTACGGATATTGATTATCTTCTTGGAAAGTAAAGCAAGTTTAATCCCGTTTTGTTTTATATAGTTTCAATTACATTCTCTAGAGATCTTCTGGTTTTTGGTGTTACTTCGATTCGGTTAAAATCATCTTCGGAACCATAACCTACCGCCATTGCAAAAAGTGGTTTGTATGTTGACATTTGGAGAATATCGTGGTATTTATCCGTTTCTATACCTTCCATCGCAGTTGAATCAAGGCCAAGTGCTGCACTAGCCGTCAAACCAACCCCCAATGCAATATATACTTGTTTGGAAAACCATGTCTTCAAATCAGCTTCTGGCATATTGGCTTTAATTTGATTGTACCAGTCCTTTCTAGCTTGTGGAAATTCCTTGTCGACCACTTTTTGAAAAGCATCCAAATCATCCACAACACTAAACACCACTAATAGTTTGGCTTGATTTATTTTTTCTTCATTGTGCATGGAAACGGAAGCTAATTTTGCTTTAATTTCTGGATTTTGGACAAATGTAAATTTCCAAGGTTGGATATTTATTGAAGAAGGAGTGAGTCGCAAAATGGCTTTCAAATCCTCAATTTTTTCTTGTGGTATTTCTTTGTCAGCGTTGTATTTCTTTGCGGTATATCTTTTTTGTATTAATTCTAAAATATTCATGGCTGTATTTTTTTGTTGATTTCTATAGTAGTTATTACAGTTACAAAGTTAACCTAATACATTGGTAGTACGTACATTTTTAAAAATAGAAATAACCAAAATTGACAGAACAATTGGAATGATCAAGGATTGTAAATTTACAGTAGTTATAGGTGTTTTTTTTTTTTTTGGTATTTGTATAATTTAAAATGAATATCTCGCAAAAATAGACAAGCAGTACCAGTTTTTAGTATCGGATACATTATCTTTTATAGCTCCTCCTGGAAGTGTATAAGCTGTATTCAAATGGAAGTACCAATTGCTGGAATGAAAATATTTAAAAGTTAGATTGTACTCTGTTCCGTAAAAATTGGATTGAAGTGTAGATAAAGCCGGATTTCCTCCAATATTATTTTTTTCAGCCGCATAAAAAAGCCAAAACTGTCCTACCAATTGTGTTTTTTTTAATGGTTTATAAACAATTTGCAAACGGTGGCTTATTTCATTACTGTTTTGTACAATCTTATACATGTTAGATCCTTGTACCCATTGCTCGCCATTTCCTCCTGTATAGAGTTGGTCCCAACGATTATAGGAAGCAGTATTGGCATCATCACCACTAAAATAAGCATATCGATAACTAACTGTAGGAGCACCTTTAGAATTGATAAAACTCCAACCAAGCTCTCCATAATAGGCCAAAGCTTTCATATCAAAATTAGGATTACGCTGATAACCAACCTCCGTTTTGTAAAACAAGCCACCACCTTCTCCCGTTGATTTGAAAAAGCGAGCATTGTAAACCTGAAGTCCGTCACGTTTATGCACTGTTCCATCAGGCATGTAGTAATTGAAATTTGAATCTGAAACATTCAGATAACTTAAGCCTAGGATTCCATTTTTTTTGTTTTTCAATTGAAGGTTTATTCCTTTTATTGTTGTTTTACTATCCAAAATATCAAGTTCATTTGGTCTTAAGCTAAAACCTTGCAGTAGTATTTTGTCATAAACAATATCTGCAGTAAATAATTCTTTTCCTGCCCATCGCGGGTTTAGTTGTAAAGAAGCCCGATCATATCCATTCATTGAAGTATTAACAATTAACCAACCATCACCCAGAGTAAATTGCTTACGACCATAACACAAGTTGTATTTATATGCTTTGTCATTATTTGTGCGGCCACCACCCACAAAACCCACAAAAGCCTCTTCAACATCACCATAAATTCTTGATTTGTCAGTAAAAAGTTCGTTACCTGCCGAGAAGGACACCAGATAATTTACGCCACCATAGAGATGGATGTTTGCTTTTGGAATAACTTTTGCAATTCCATAAATACCGGCACTGGCAAACCCTTCGAGCCATGCAGTATAGCCATCTCCCACAGGTTTTTCGGCTAATGGATTACCGTTCGTCAGCTGTTCGGGTTGAGAAAACCACGCATTATCATTAGAATATACCATTTCGGAGGCGGCAGATTTTAGTGTCACAAATACATTTTCGGTATTATAAAGTACTGGAAAAAGATTTTTATCCTTGGCAACATTTACTTTGTTGGCATCTTGGTCTGTAACCGGAATCAACTTAACATTTATGGTTAACTCTACTGCATTTTGGGAGGAGGTTGTCACCAAAGGCGATGCTTTCTCGACAAAAGGCAATAGGTTAATTTTTGAGATGTTATAAGAGGTAAGGAAACTATTAAATTGTGTTTGTGTACTTACGGCAAATGTGTCTTCAATTACTCTTGTATATGCAGCATAAAGTGTAGTATCAACAGGTTGGTTCTCATATACAAAATGTATGGATTGTATGTTTGTACCTTCGTAGATTGATATCGGGTTATTGGACTGAGCAAAAGAATAGGTACTTATTATAATCGATAATAAGCACCCTTTTATTAGTTTCTTCATATATTTTATGATTTAAAAATCAGTCCATCCTCCATCTGTAGCCATTATGGTTCCAGTAAGAGCTGAAGATTCGTCTGAGAGAAGGTATAGAATATTTGAAGCTTGTTCCCAAGGGTAAGATCCTCTATGTTCTGAGTCGCAATATTTAAGAAGACTCATCGTTTTTATGGCTCCCATTCCAAATCCCTCACCAGCAGCAACTGTAGCTTTTACAAATTTCCCTGCACGATCGACCATTGGTGTTTGGGTTTCTGCCATATTAACAGAATTTACTCTAATGCCATAAGGCGCATAATCAATGGCAGCATTGCGTGTTAACCCATTTACCGCGTGTTTGCTGGCAACATAAGCAGGGTTTCCAGATAAACCAGTCATACCCGCAATAGAACCTACAAGCACCACAGAGCCTCCATTATTTTGTTTCAGTAATTGAGTTAAGGTAGAACGTAAAGATTTAAAAGTACCAGCGGCATTCGTTTTGAACGTATTATCCCAGTATTCATCGGTTGCATCTGTTATAGAGGCAGGCATGAGTGCTCTTTGTTCTTTGTTGAATTCAAATTCAGTACCCGAAAATACGCCATCCATGACACCGGCATTGAGACAAGCATAATCTACTTTACCAAATTTTTCAACGGCTACTTGAATCATTCGATCACAATCTGCCGCAATTTGAATGTTTCCTTTCACAAAAACTATTTTTCCACCACTTTTTGCATTCACTTTGTTGATAGAGTCAGAAACTTGTTGTCCTAATTCTTGAAGCCAGTCCATAATCACTACATTCGCTCCTTCTTTGACCGCACGTATGGCAGTCCATTTACCAATTCCGCGGGCACCACCAGTAATGATAATTGTTTTTCCTTTAAAACGGTTAGGGATGAAATAGTCTTTGTCAAGACGCGTAACATTTCGTTTTTGTGGTTTTGTTGCATTTTGAGCATTTGCTGACACCGCAAAAAACAATGCTACAGTAGCTGCGCAAACCAATGAGTTTAGTGTTTTCATAATACCATTTTTTTTTGAATTAATAATTGTAAGTATCTAAATAATAAAGTCTTATTTTTTTGTTTCTGTTAAATGTTTTAATCAGAATATTAATTTTTTAATAAAATTAATATTTTATTTTAGTATTTATAGTTTTGATTTACAATTTTTTTCAAAATTTTCATAAGGTTCTTCTTTGTAATGTTTTCTGGATTATCGAATCGTTTGTGACTTATATTTTGTAGAGTAGAGATTATTTTTTAATTTAAGTAGTCACTCATTGGAAATAAGCAACAAAAAACTTGAATAGGTGAGTGCGAATTGTAGTTTATCTTTCCCCAATTATTGACTTAATAAACATCTAAGAGTTAAATGGTAGCAGAATTGAATTCCTATCTTGAGAGGGGTTAGGGGAATGTTTTCTTTAAAATATAAATACTTTATTTTGATACTGTTGCTCAAAAGTATTTACATTAATTTAAACCAACAGGAAATATTGTACTTACTATTTAAGTAAGTAACTCGATATCTTTATAAAAGAAACTGATTAACATTCCGAATGAATTCTAAATATATTCACGGAAAAAAATCGGGAAACTTTACCTAGCGGTAGTGTTCCTTAGTAGTAATCAAGATATCCGATAACCGTAACACCTCATCCGAAGCAGCTAATTACTTGACCGAAGATTAAAAATGGCATTCAGAAGCATGTAACAGGCTATCCGAAGCATACAACAGGCAATCCGAAGCTTGTATCAGGCGTTCCGAAGCGCTCATCAGGGCATTATTTTTTCTTTGGATGCCCTATTTTGCTGGGCGTAGCATAAAAAGGGTTGAAATGAATAAAATGTACGTTTTTATGTTTGTGATTTTTATGATCTATATCCTGATAGCGGATTTGCAATCCGTGCCCACAAAGTATATAGACACTGGATATTGATAAAAGATTAAATTATTTTAAAAGTAGAAAAAGAAGTTGGGTTTTAGAATAGGAACGGGCACGGATTGCAAATCCGCCTATCGTTGCGGTAATATATCCGCGTCATCGGGTAGTATATCATCAAGTAGGTCCACATTCTAAGAGAAAAATGAATTGCTTTTTCGATTTAGTAACTGAGATCCCTCGTTCCTCGGGATGACAATATTGGGCTTAGATATTGCATGAGATCACTGGTTTCTATGAATCACTGCATATTTGCGAGGAATGAAATTACTATTTGTAAGAAGAATAGGTGTTAAATAGTTGTTAATTATCAAATATAAGAATAGTAATGTAAGAATTTTTTTTAAATTCAATTATTATTAACAAATAACCAACATTTTATGTCTAAATTGATTACTACCATTGCGTCACCGGCAGTATTGACTGCTTTTACAACCGCTGTTAATACAGCATTAACTCCTTTGAATCCCTTTAAAATTAATTTGACCGATGAGGAAAAAAAAGGAACGCGTTCTATGGCGGAAGGCAGGGAAGGGTATGCCCGTTTAATCTCTAGAATTGCCAATCAATTTCCCAATTCATTGAGCCGTGCCGATGTTCCCTCAGAACTAGCCAATCTTTTAGATTATTACAATAATCTAGAAGCTAACAAAATGGCACTAATGCAGGCAATGGAAACTATTGAAGAAATTCAGTTGGGCGCTGCAACTGATGTAATGACTTTGGTAGATCGTTACGCTATAAACTTGCAGGTATCTCGAGGAAATGAAGGTTCACTTGACCTTGCCATGGGCGAAGTAGACCAATGGAACAAGCGTTATGCCAATAAAAAGGAAGAGCCTAAAGTTCCTGTAACTCCAGAAGAGCTAAATTAAGTACAAAACTTGATTCTAATTTTAAAAGCCAAGCTACCTAAAAAACAGCTTGGCTTTTTTTATGGAATGCTGCGCCATACTAATAGTAAGGCGCGCCTATCGATTTGGTAGGCGTCGCCTTTGTTTTTGATAGGCGCGCCTTCAATTTTAGTAGGCTCGCCTATGTTTTTGGTAGACGTCGCGTACAATTTTAATAGGCGCGCCTATCGATTTGGTAGGCATCGCCTATGTTTTTGATAGGCTCGCCTCTTAATTGTTTAGGCGAGCCATAATATTGGGTAGGCACGCCTATGATTTTGATAGGCACGCCTATGGTTTTGGTAGGCGTGCTTATGGTTTTTGTAGGTGCGCCTATAGATTTGATAGGCGTGCCAATAGTTTTGGTAGGCGCGCCTATGTATGTGGGAGTAGTAATTAGACTGTGTAAACTAAAAAAAGCAACCCGTTTGGGAGTTGCTTTTTGTTTTAGATTGAAAATACTTGGCTTGTGGGTTCGAGCAATAGGTGTCGCGCTGGGTAAATAACAATAAAGTATTTTTATATGAATTGTTGATAATTTAATTTATTAAGTAAGCCGTTGGTGAAATCAATTCTATAAATTTGAAAAAATTAAAAAAATATGGATTTTAGATTAGGTGAGTTGTTTTGTGGGCCAGGTGGAATAGCTATTGGGGCTAGAGATGCAGCATTCGAGCATAATGGTGAAATATATTCGATTTCTCACGAATGGGCTAATGATTATGAAAAAGATACTTGTGAAACTTATTCTAAAAATATTTGTCCAGAAAACGTAGGCTCAGTAATATGTGAAGATGTTAGAAAACTTGATATAGATAATTTATCACAAATTGATGGTTTAGCTTTTGGTTTTCCTTGTAATGATTTTTCAATTGTTGGTGAACAAAAAGGCTTTGAAGGAAATTATGGACCACTTTATACTTATGGGATCAAAGCATTAAATAAATTCCAACCAAGTTGGTTTCTAGCTGAAAATGTTGGAGGATTGAGAAACTCAAATGATGGAAATGCTTTCCAGACCATTATTGATGAATTGACTGCCACAGGATATAATGTTGTTGCGAATCTTTATAAATTTGAAAATTATGAAGTACCGCAAGCAAGACATAGAATTATCATTGTTGGTATTAGAAATGATTTAGGATTAACTTTTAAAGTTCCTATAATAAAAAACCCTAAAACTATTACTTCTCGTGAAGCAATAGAAATACCTTCTATACCAACTAATGCTCCAAACAATGAACTCACAAGACAGTCAGAAAATGTAATTGAAAGATTAAAACATATAAAACCAGGTCAAAATGCTTTTAATGCAACAATACCCGACCATTTAAAATTGAATGTAAAAGGTGCTCAAATAAGCCAAATCTATAAACGATTAGATCCAAATAAGCCTGCTTATACAGTAACTGGAAGTGGAGGTGGAGGCACTCACATTTACCATTGGGAAGAAAATCGAGCTCTTACAAATCGTGAAAGAGCTAGACTGCAAACATTTCCTGATGATTTTGTGTTTTGTGGTTCTAAAGAAAGTGTCAGAAAACAAATCGGTATGGCGGTTCCACCCAAAGGAGTTAAATTAATTTTTGAATCTATTTTAAAAACTTTCGCTAGAATTCCTTATGATAGTGTTTTACCAAATATAGAAACAAGAAATAGAGATTTATTTGGTAAAATGGTTATGGAACCAACTGAAGATTATATAACAAATTAAAGATTTATGATAATAAATAATCTTTACCCAACAGCATTAATAAATCCTAAAGCCATTGCAAATAAACTGTATATTGTCAGTGGATATGCGTCTGCAACTTTTGCAAGGAGACATATAGTTGAGTTATTAGCTATAAACAATGATTTTGAAATCAATCTTATAATTGGTATGCCAAATTCTAAAAGTGATCATCTAGCATTTGTTGCACTTCATAATGAGTTTGGAAATAATTTTAAAGGATATTATTATAGGAATTCAGCTCCTGTGCACTGTAAAGTTTATTCTTGGTATAATGATGATGAACCTTGCATTGGTTATACTGGTTCTGCAAACTATAGTCAATATGGTTTTTTTACTCATTTACAAGTCAATCAACTAAATCATGATGATCCAATTCAAATCAAAAGTCTTTTTGATGATTTACTGACTAGAAGTACATATATTCCAAATGAAACAATTGTTTTACCTTTATATCATCGAACTCCTCACATAGGTAGCGTATTACCTAGTAAGATTCAATGGGAAATAGCTAACAAAAGGGTAAGAATTAGCTTCTTGGACAATAAAGGAATTCTACCAAAAGGATCTGGATTAAATTGGGGGCAACGACTCTCAAAAAATACTAATAAAATTACTGGTAAAATTACTTGGAGTCAGCGAGAGCCCAATCAAGCATATTTAAGTTTAAAACAAGACTCTAGAAAAGAAGGCTTCTTACCAGAAAAGGCATTTACTTTTTCTCTAATAACTGATGATGGTCACAGTTTTGACTGTGTTGTTGCTCAAGATGGTAGGAAAGCAATCCACTCTACAAAAGACAATAGTGAAATAGGAAAATATATCAGAAATAGAATTGGAGTGTCTTTAGGTTCTCCAGTAACTGTTGAAGATTTGGAAAGATATGGAAGGACAGATTATACCATTGAAAAAATAGATGATGAGACTTTTCTCCTAGATTTTTCAGTATAATTCATTCCAATCAAATATTTATTAAATCCCGATCGTGCGGATTTTCAATCCGTGTCCACACAGTACATATACAAAGTCAGAATAAAAAGAATAATAAAAAAAGGGGATTGATAATTGGAATTGGTACAGATTCAAAATCCCCGCTATCTGGTCTTTTGGATTAGTTCTTTGAAAGATAAAAGTTCTCGCCTAGCCCCGATGGAAGGGAAAATCCTTTTTAATCTCGTTTTTTTGCGAGATTAAAAAGATTGGAAAGACAGCGGGAGTGAAGTTGATGAAAAACCAAATACTTCTGCTCCTAAAACAAAAAAAACACCAGCTTTTCGACTGGTGTTGTTGATGACCTTTGCCAAAGTTCAAAACTTTGGCAAAGGTTTTAGTACCCTATATTAGTGTACCAACTCACTTTGATTTCTAAAAAAGAGTTCGCCATCAAAAGCATCGAGTAGGATGATGCTATCGGCATGTACTTTGCCAGCGAGGATTTCTTGTGGGGGGATGAAATAGAGTAGTATTATTTTAAATTCTTGATTTGTTTGTTGTTGACCAATGCTTCATTTGAGTGATTGCAATAGTGTTCAGTTGAATTAATCGCTCGGGTTGTGTTTGCCCTTGATGTATGAAAACGGCGTTTAGACTTTCTAAGTTAGATAACACCACCAATTGTTCAATTGTTGCAGTATCCCTGATGTTCCCTTCCAAATCGGGATGTTCCTCAGGCCATTGTTTTGCTGTTGTGCCAAACAATGCCATATTGAGTAAATCGGCTTCGCTGGCATAAACAAAATTGATTTTGATTTTGTCAAGTTCCTTGGGAATGAGGTTTTGTTTTATAGCATCTGTATGAATGTGGTAATTTACTTTTGCCAGTGTACGTTGAAAACTCCATTCTAATTTTAGTCTGTCATTTTCATCGTCTTTTAAACGTTGGAATTCTTTGATGAGGTATATTTTAAATTCAGGGCTAATCCACATTCCAAACTCAAAAGCAATATCGGGGTGTGCATAAGTGCCTCCATATCTTCCAGTAGTTGCTTTCAATCCTATTGCATTGGTTTTTTCAACCCAATCTTTGACACTTAATTTATAACTATTCAATCCTGCTTGACTTTTAATTATGGCGAATTCGCCATAATTAAAATTAGGGTTATAGATGCTTTCCCAAATGCCAATGAATTCAACGGTGTTTCTATTTCTTAACCAATCTGAAATAAAAAAATCACCATCTTTTGCTTTCAACATATCAGTAAGGGATATAAATTCAGAAGCTTTTTTTTGAATAATTGTAATTGCAGTTCCTTTAACATTTATTGTTTTGCTTTTTGCCATAACTCATTTTTTTTGCAGTTTTTATTTAAAACAAAAGATTTTAATTTTTTTTGTTGTGATGTTGCAATGAAAAGTAAATGTACTAAAATTCTTCAATTATGTTTGGTGATTTGATTGATGTCTATGGTTTAATTAAAAAAACACCAGCTTTTCGACTGGTGTTGTTGATGACCTTTGCCAAAGTTCAAAACTTTGACAAAGGTTTTAGTAAGCTATATTAGTGTACCAACTCACTTTGATTTCTAAAAACGAGTTCGCCATCAAAAGCATCGAGTAGGATGATGCTATCGGGATGTACTTTGCCAGCGAGGATTTCTTTGGAGAGCTGGTTGAGCACCTCTCTTTGTATCACTCTTTTTACGGGTCTTGCACCAAATTGCGGATCATAGCCTTTCTCAGAAAGATGGGCGATGGCCTCGGGTGTTGCGTCCATGGTGATGCCTTGTTGGGCAAGCATTTTGGTAACGCTATTCAATTGCAATCCTACAATTCTAGTAATATTGGCAGTGGTCAATGGCGTGAACATTACGATTTCGTCGATACGGTTGATGAACTCGGGACGCACGGTTTGTTTCAATAATCCGAGTACCTCGACTTTGGCGAGTTCGGTGGCGGCTTCGACACTTCCTTTCAGGTTCTCAAACTTATCCTGTATGATTTGGCTTCCCATGTTGGAAGTCATGATGATAATTGTGTTCTTGAAATCGGCCAAACGTCCTTTGTTGTCGGTCAAACGCCCTTCATCAAGCACTTGTAACAAAATATTGAAAGTGTCTGGATGGGCTTTTTCGATTTCATCCAACAAAATCACAGAATACGGTTTTCTACGCACGGCTTCGGTCAATTGTCCACCTTCGTCATAGCCCACGTATCCTGGAGGGGCACCGACCAATCGGCTTACGCTGTGGCGTTCTTGGTACTCGCTCATATCGATTCGTGTCATCGCGTTTTCATCGTCAAAGAGGTATTCGGCTAGTGCTTTGGCCAACTCGGTTTTTCCCACTCCTGTTGTTCCAAGGAAAAGGAAAGTTCCGACAGGTTTTTTCATATCCTGCAAACCGGCACGACTACGGCGCACGGCGTCACTCACGGCTTCGATGGCTTCTTCCTGACCAACCACACGTTTGTGCAGTTCTTCTTCCAGATGCAATAGTTTTTCGCGCTCGCCTTGCAACATTTTCATCACGGGAATTCCAGTCCATTTGGCCACTACTTCGGCAATGTCCTCTCGGGTTACTTCTTCTTTAATCAACGAAGTTCCCGATTGGTTTTCCTGTAATTGTTTGGTAAAAACGGCTAGTCGCTCTTGGGCTTCTTTGATTTTTCCATAACGAATTTCGGCTACTTTACCATAATCGCCCTCACGCTCGGCACGTTCGGCTTCGTATTTGAAGTCTTCAATTTCGGTTTTTACGATTTGAATGTTATCAACGACTTCTTTCTCAGATTTCCATTTGGCGTAAATCTCATTTCGTTCTTCTTTGAGATTGGCCAAATCCATTCCTAATATTTTGAGTTTGCTTTCGTCTTTTTCGCGTTTGATGGCTTCAATTTCGATTTCCAACTGCATTATTTTTCGATCCAAAACATCCAATTCCTCTGGTTTGGAGTTAATTTCCATTCGCAGTTTAGAAGCCGCTTCGTCCATCAAATCGATGGCTTTGTCCGGAAGGAAACGATTGGTGATGTAACGTTGTGATAGCGTTACGGCAGCAATAATGGCGTCGTCCTTGATTTGTACTTTATGGTGTGTTTCGTATTTTTCCTTGATTCCTCTTAGAATCGAAATCGCACTTTCGGTATCGGGTTCTTCGATAATGATTTTTTGGAAACGGCGTTCGAGCGCTTTGTCTTTTTCGAAATATTTTTGGTATTCGTCTAAAGTCGTTGCACCGATAGCTCTCAATTCGCCACGAGCCAAAGCTGGTTTCAAGATATTGGCGGCATCCATAGCGCCTTCGCCACCGCCTGCACCTACAAGCGTGTGAATTTCGTCAATGAACAACACGATGTCTCCTTCGGCCGCGATGACTTCTTTAACTACTGATTTTAAACGTTCTTCGAATTCTCCTTTGTATTTGGCTCCCGCAATCAAAGCTCCCATATCTAAGGAGAATACGATTTTGTCTTTCAAATTGTCGGGTACATCACCATCTACAATTCGGTGTGCGAGACCTTCGGCAATGGCGGTTTTACCCACTCCGGGTTCACCTACCAGCATCGGATTGTTTTTGGTTCGTCGGGTAAGGATTTGCAATACACGACGGATTTCTTCGTCACGGCCAATTACAGGATCTAGTTTTCCGGATCGAGCCAATTCGTTTAAGTTTTTGGCATATTTATTCAAAGCATTGTAGGTTTCTTCGGCAGAGGCAGAGGTTACTCGCTCGCCTTTGCGCAATTCTTCGATTGCTGCTTTTAGTCCTTTTCCGGTTACGCCTTGGTCTTTTAAGATTTGCGCCACTTTGCTTTTCGAATCGAAAATAGCGAGAATCAAATGTTCGACAGAAACGTATTCGTCATTCATTTTTTTTGCAATGATTTCGGCTTCATTCAATGCAGAATTAGCCGTTCTGGAAAGCTGAATTTCACCTCCGGATACTTTCGGAAAACTCTGGATGGTACTGTCTAGAATTTGTAAAAACAAAGGCACATTGACGTTTAGTTTTTTCAAAATAAACGGAGCCACATTCTCATCTACTTCAAAAATAGCTTTGAAAATGTGTTCGTTCTCGATTTGCT includes these proteins:
- a CDS encoding HAD family hydrolase translates to MKFKGVIFDLDGTLVNSLEDIADAMNSVLQDLNYPTHSYDAYQYFIGSGLRNLVSKSLPTTHKDEKSIESCYRLMIEEYRDACTHKTTSYEGIIELLNYLISNNMKMGVFSNKSDELTKKITAALFPNYFDSAVGLTTESLKKPNPTEALVISKSMGLKPEEIIFVGDSGIDMQTATNANMFAVGVSWGYRPKEELIENGAKQVVNHPLDLIQIL
- a CDS encoding nitroreductase family protein — its product is MNILELIQKRYTAKKYNADKEIPQEKIEDLKAILRLTPSSINIQPWKFTFVQNPEIKAKLASVSMHNEEKINQAKLLVVFSVVDDLDAFQKVVDKEFPQARKDWYNQIKANMPEADLKTWFSKQVYIALGVGLTASAALGLDSTAMEGIETDKYHDILQMSTYKPLFAMAVGYGSEDDFNRIEVTPKTRRSLENVIETI
- a CDS encoding alginate export family protein; the encoded protein is MKKLIKGCLLSIIISTYSFAQSNNPISIYEGTNIQSIHFVYENQPVDTTLYAAYTRVIEDTFAVSTQTQFNSFLTSYNISKINLLPFVEKASPLVTTSSQNAVELTINVKLIPVTDQDANKVNVAKDKNLFPVLYNTENVFVTLKSAASEMVYSNDNAWFSQPEQLTNGNPLAEKPVGDGYTAWLEGFASAGIYGIAKVIPKANIHLYGGVNYLVSFSAGNELFTDKSRIYGDVEEAFVGFVGGGRTNNDKAYKYNLCYGRKQFTLGDGWLIVNTSMNGYDRASLQLNPRWAGKELFTADIVYDKILLQGFSLRPNELDILDSKTTIKGINLQLKNKKNGILGLSYLNVSDSNFNYYMPDGTVHKRDGLQVYNARFFKSTGEGGGLFYKTEVGYQRNPNFDMKALAYYGELGWSFINSKGAPTVSYRYAYFSGDDANTASYNRWDQLYTGGNGEQWVQGSNMYKIVQNSNEISHRLQIVYKPLKKTQLVGQFWLFYAAEKNNIGGNPALSTLQSNFYGTEYNLTFKYFHSSNWYFHLNTAYTLPGGAIKDNVSDTKNWYCLSIFARYSF
- a CDS encoding SDR family NAD(P)-dependent oxidoreductase produces the protein MKTLNSLVCAATVALFFAVSANAQNATKPQKRNVTRLDKDYFIPNRFKGKTIIITGGARGIGKWTAIRAVKEGANVVIMDWLQELGQQVSDSINKVNAKSGGKIVFVKGNIQIAADCDRMIQVAVEKFGKVDYACLNAGVMDGVFSGTEFEFNKEQRALMPASITDATDEYWDNTFKTNAAGTFKSLRSTLTQLLKQNNGGSVVLVGSIAGMTGLSGNPAYVASKHAVNGLTRNAAIDYAPYGIRVNSVNMAETQTPMVDRAGKFVKATVAAGEGFGMGAIKTMSLLKYCDSEHRGSYPWEQASNILYLLSDESSALTGTIMATDGGWTDF
- a CDS encoding DNA cytosine methyltransferase, with translation MDFRLGELFCGPGGIAIGARDAAFEHNGEIYSISHEWANDYEKDTCETYSKNICPENVGSVICEDVRKLDIDNLSQIDGLAFGFPCNDFSIVGEQKGFEGNYGPLYTYGIKALNKFQPSWFLAENVGGLRNSNDGNAFQTIIDELTATGYNVVANLYKFENYEVPQARHRIIIVGIRNDLGLTFKVPIIKNPKTITSREAIEIPSIPTNAPNNELTRQSENVIERLKHIKPGQNAFNATIPDHLKLNVKGAQISQIYKRLDPNKPAYTVTGSGGGGTHIYHWEENRALTNRERARLQTFPDDFVFCGSKESVRKQIGMAVPPKGVKLIFESILKTFARIPYDSVLPNIETRNRDLFGKMVMEPTEDYITN
- a CDS encoding restriction endonuclease PLD domain-containing protein; amino-acid sequence: MIINNLYPTALINPKAIANKLYIVSGYASATFARRHIVELLAINNDFEINLIIGMPNSKSDHLAFVALHNEFGNNFKGYYYRNSAPVHCKVYSWYNDDEPCIGYTGSANYSQYGFFTHLQVNQLNHDDPIQIKSLFDDLLTRSTYIPNETIVLPLYHRTPHIGSVLPSKIQWEIANKRVRISFLDNKGILPKGSGLNWGQRLSKNTNKITGKITWSQREPNQAYLSLKQDSRKEGFLPEKAFTFSLITDDGHSFDCVVAQDGRKAIHSTKDNSEIGKYIRNRIGVSLGSPVTVEDLERYGRTDYTIEKIDDETFLLDFSV